The Corallococcus caeni genomic interval AGCTGAACAGCTACCCGGGCCTGCGCGCGGTGGTGCAGGACCTGTCGCAGGCGGGCTTCACCGCGCAGCGCGGCTTCCCGGTGGAGTTCAGCGTGCGCGGGTCGGACTGGGACAAGCTGGTGGAGGCGAGCCAGACCCTGCGAGAGCAGCTCCAGGCGTCCGGCAAGGTGGTGGACCTGGACACGGACTACCAGCTGGGCCAGCCGGAGCTGCGCATCACGCCGGACCGGGCGCGCGCCGCGGACCTGGGCGTGCCCATCCAGTCGGTGGCGTCCACGGTGAACGCGCTGGTGGGCGGTGTGCGCGTGGGCAAGTACAGCAGCGGCGGGCGGCGCATCGACGTGCGCATGCGGCTGCTCGCGAGTCAGCGCTCGCGACCGGAGGACCTGTCGCTGCTCAAGGTCCGCACGGCGAACAACGCGCTGGTGCCCCTGTCGTCGCTGGTGACGCAGGAGGAGCTGCCCGCGCTCCAGGCCATCACCCGGCGCGACCGTGAGCGCGCCATCAGCCTCTTCGCCAACGTGGCGCCGGGGTCCAACCAGGAGGAGGCGCTGGCCACGGTGGAGTCGCTGGGCAAGGACCTGCCCGGCGGCATCCGCGTGGTGGCGGGCGGCGCGAGCGTCGCGTTCCGCGACTCGATGAGCAGCCTCCTCTTCGCGCTCTTCCTGGGCATCGCCGTCGCGTACATGGTGCTGGGCGCGCAGTTCAATTCGTTCCTGCACCCGGTGACGGTGCTGACGATCCTTCCCCTGTCGGTGGCGGGCGCGTCGTTCGCGCTGCTCGTCACGGGGAACACGCTGAACATCTTCAGCATGATTGGCCTGCTGCTCTTGATGGGCATCGTGAAGAAGAACTCCATCATCCTGGTGGACTACGCGCTCCAGCAGCGCGAGCAGGGCGCGGACGCGATGCAGGCCATGCTGCGCGCGGGGCCGGTGCGCCTGCGGCCCATCCTGATGACGTCCACCGCGACGATGATGTCCGCGGTGCCGGCCGCGCTGGCCCTGGGCGCGGGCAGCGAGACGCGCGCGCCCATGTCCATCGCGGTGCTGGGTGGCCTGTCGGTGTCCACCGTGCTCAGCCTGCTCGTGGTGCCCGCGTTCTACGTCGTCGCGGACCGCCTCAAGACGCGTCTGGGCAACCGGCTGCGCAGGGGGAAGGGCGGAGACGACGACTCGAACGTTCTCCCCGACGAGCCCCGGCCGGTGCCGCACGGGTAGGCGCGGCGGTGGCCTGATTGCCCGTGCGCCCCCGGCGCCCCTGGACGATGCAGGCGCATGGGCACATGCGCAGCGTCTTCGGAACCACGGCCCAGACCTGGGCCCTGAACCTTCGGAGACGCTGCCATGGCCTCGACTGTTCCTCCCGACACCCACGCCGTGCCCGTCAAGGAGCGCGACGAGTCACTCGACCTGCAGCCGTTCCTGGACGAAATCCAGGGCGACGCGGTCATGCACACCCAGGGCCTGGAGGCCCGGGAGGCCGCCAGCGCGGTGTTCTGCTCGCTTGCCCGGCGGCTGTCGGATGGCGAGGACGTGAAGCTCTTCCGTGCGCTGAAGGGCGGCATCGGCGCCATCCTGGGCGCCTGCTCGGTGCACCGGGGGCCCTCGCGCGCGAAGCGCATTGGCCGCGATGAGTTCATCACCGACGTGGCCGACCACCTGAACATCAAGCCGGACCAGGCCTTCCGCGTCGTCACCGCGGTGTTCACCGCCGTGCGCGACCGCATCCCCGAGGACGAGGTCCACGCCGTGGCGTCACAGCTGCCCGCGGACCTGGGCGACCTGTTCCGCAGGCCTGTCTGAGGGTCGTACGGCTTCACGCACGCAGGCGCGAGGCGAGCCGCTTCTGGTACGACTCGGGGCGGCGGCGGGCGAGCAGCCCGCGGCCGATGCCGCTCGCCGCGCCGATGACGACCGCCGTCCTGCGCTGAAGCCGCCTTCGCTCAGCCGCGCGCCACTTCCGGGCCAGCACCGGCGCTGCCCTCCGGAAGCAAGGCCTGCGGCGCGGCGGCGTCTCCGGACCGCCGGAACTCCATGGCGTCGTCGTCCACCCGGCCGTAGCGCATCAGCAGCAGGTCCCGCACGTAGTTCTGGTACAGGCGCCACGGGGCGCGCGTGCCCTGGCGCGGCAGCGAGTCGAGCGCGCGCTGCACGTACCCGGAGCTGAAGTCGAGCACGGGCTCCGGCGTCATGCCCGGGCCGCGCACGCGGGGCACGCATTGCGTGTAGCCGTGCTGCTTCATGTGGTTGAGCAGGCGGCAGGAGTACTCCGCCACCAGGTCGCATTTCAGCGTCCACGACGCGTTGGTGTACCCGAAGGCCGCGACGAGGTTGGGGACGTCGCTGAACATCATCCCCTTGTACGCCAGGGTCCGCGACAGCTGGACGGGCTCGCCGTCCACGGTCAGCGCGATGCCGCTCAGGATCTTCACGTTCAGCCCCGTCGCGGTGACCACCAGGTCCGCGTCCAGGTGCTTCCCCGAGCGCAGCTGGAGGCCCGTCTCCGTGAAGGACTCGATGTGGTCCGTCACCACGGAGGCGTGTCCCTCACGGATGGCGCGGAAGAGGTCTCCATCCGGCGCGACGCACAGCCGCTCGTCCCAGGGGTTGTAGCGGGGCGCGAAGTGCGTATCGACGTCGAACGTCTTGCCGAGCGCGCGGCGCACCCCCAGGCGCAGGAGCCACTTCATGAGGCCCGGCCGGCCGCGCGCGAGGTTGTAGAAGAACATGCCGCGCAGCACGTTCTTCCAGCGCGCGACCGCGTACGCCGCGCCCCGGGGGAGGACGCGTCCCAGCGCCCGGGCGACGCTGTCCTCGGCCGGCTGATCCGCGATGTACGTGGGCGAGCGCTGCAGCATCGTGACGTGCGCGGCGCGGCCGGCCATCGCGGGGACCAGCGTCACCGCCGTCGCGCCACTGCCAATGACGACCACGCGCTTGCCGCTGTAGTCCAGGTCCTCGGGCCAGTGCTGCGGGTGCACGACGCGGCCCCTGAAGCGCTCCGTGCCGGGCCACGTGGGCGTGTAGCCGCTCGCGTAGTCGTAGTAGCCGGTGCAGGTGTAGAGGAAGCCGCACGTCATGCGGACCGGCACGCGCTCCGGTCCCACCTCGGCGTCCACCGTCCAGCGCGCGTGCTCGGAGGACCACTCGGCCCGCGTCACCCGGTGGTGGTAGCGGATCCGCTGGTCGATGCCGTACTCCGCCGCGGTCTCCTCGATGTACGCCTTGATGGACGGCCCATCCGCGATGGCCTTGCC includes:
- a CDS encoding DUF2267 domain-containing protein, whose amino-acid sequence is MASTVPPDTHAVPVKERDESLDLQPFLDEIQGDAVMHTQGLEAREAASAVFCSLARRLSDGEDVKLFRALKGGIGAILGACSVHRGPSRAKRIGRDEFITDVADHLNIKPDQAFRVVTAVFTAVRDRIPEDEVHAVASQLPADLGDLFRRPV
- a CDS encoding flavin-containing monooxygenase, with the translated sequence MMPLSSDAQPSHVDVLIIGAGLSGIGAAYHLQTRCPTLSYAILEGRAAMGGTWDLFRYPGVRSDSDMYTLGYRFRPWHGGKAIADGPSIKAYIEETAAEYGIDQRIRYHHRVTRAEWSSEHARWTVDAEVGPERVPVRMTCGFLYTCTGYYDYASGYTPTWPGTERFRGRVVHPQHWPEDLDYSGKRVVVIGSGATAVTLVPAMAGRAAHVTMLQRSPTYIADQPAEDSVARALGRVLPRGAAYAVARWKNVLRGMFFYNLARGRPGLMKWLLRLGVRRALGKTFDVDTHFAPRYNPWDERLCVAPDGDLFRAIREGHASVVTDHIESFTETGLQLRSGKHLDADLVVTATGLNVKILSGIALTVDGEPVQLSRTLAYKGMMFSDVPNLVAAFGYTNASWTLKCDLVAEYSCRLLNHMKQHGYTQCVPRVRGPGMTPEPVLDFSSGYVQRALDSLPRQGTRAPWRLYQNYVRDLLLMRYGRVDDDAMEFRRSGDAAAPQALLPEGSAGAGPEVARG